GTCCGACGGCGCGAGCAGCCGCGACCGCAGTGCCCTGGGCGCGCATATGGCGGTCGACGCGGCCTGCCGCCTGCTGACGGAGGACATACCGGACGCGGAGGAGGCGCCGGAGACCTGGACCCGGTGGATCGCGGAGCGCGGGAGAAGGGTGGTCGAGGAGTATCTGCGGGCGGTATCAGCGGTGTTGGGCGCGGATCCGGGTTCGGGGGACGCCGGCACCCTGGCGGCCACCCTCACCGCGGCGGTGGTGACCCCGCCCTGGACGGCCTTCGTCTCGATGGGCGACGGCTTCGGCACCCTGCTGACACGTGACGACCGCTGCCACTTGGTCCTCCCCCCGCCCACCGTCCCACCCGCGTTCCTCTCCTCCCCCGGCGCGGCCCTCCGCATCCGCACCTTCGTCGTCTGGGAGCCGGAACTCGGCGGAGTGGTCCTGTCGACCGACGGCTGTGCCGCCCTCACCCTCGACCACCCTTCCGTCCGCCAACTCCCCCCGGAAGCGGGCCCCTTACCCGCCGAGGGCTTCTTCCGCGGTCTCACCGCCACGCTCCGCGGGAACCACGGGGACGCCGAGCCCCTCCGGCGCTGGCTCTCCGGGCCGGAGGCCGCCCGGACCGGTGACGATCTGACCATCCTCTGCGCACTCGTCGAAGGGCGGTGACCGTGGGACTGACAGTGGTGTCGGGCAACGGACACACATGGCGGCTCACCGGGCAGATCGGCAGCGGCTCGGAGGGGTTCGTGTACGGCGTCGACGACGCCCGCCCCCTGGTCGCGAAACTCGTCCCGGACCCGCCCGACCCCGAGGCCTACCGGCGTCGCGTGGCCCATCTGGTGCGCCAGCGCCGCGAACCCCGCACCGTCCGCCTGCTCTCCGGCACACCCGTCCGGGTGGCCTGGCCGCTGGTCTCGGTGCGCACGCCCGACGGTACTGACGCGGAACCCGTCGACGGCTACGTGATGACGGACATGCGGCACGCCTACCAGCCGTTCAACCACCTCCTCAGCACCTCCGCCCGCCGTGCCCACCTGCCCCGGGCGACCTGGGCGAGCGGCCTCCGTACCGCCCTCGCCCTCGCCCGGCTGCTGGGCGAACTGCACGCCGAGGGCTATGTGGTGGGCGACCTGAAACCCGACAACCTCTGGGCGGACGAGAGCGGCCGGGTCGCGATGGCGGACGTCGACTCGTGGCAGTTCACGGACGGCCGCGAGCTGTTCCCGGGCCGGATGCGCACCCCCGGCTACACGGCCCCCGAGCGGATCGGCGCCCCCGCCGGCACGCCACCGGGCACCGAATCCGACGACTTCGCCCTGGCGGTCCTGGTCCACCAACTCCTCATGGCCGGGCTGAACCCCTTCGCCGGCCACCCGGCGGACGGCGGCGACTATCTGTCGTACGACGACAACGTGCTGCACGGCCGCTGCCGGATCACCGACCGTACGTCGGTGCTGCTGCCCCGCTCCGTGCCGCCCGCCGACCTGCTGCCGAGACGGCTCACGGAGCTGTTCCGGACGGCGTTCACGAAAGCACTCCGACGCCCGACGGCGGCGGAGTGGGCCCACGCGCTCACGGCCGAACTGGCCCCGGGCCGGCTGAAGGTGTGTGCGGTGAACGCCCGCCACGTCCACACGGTGGAACGGCCGTGGTGCCCGTGGTGCGACCAGGCCGAGCGGGGCGCCGACAGCTACCCCGGTCACCCTAGGGAGGAGACATGACGACCCGTCTCTCCGTGGCCCGGACGCTGGACCGCTGCACCGTCCTCGGCCCCGGCACCCGCGCGGTCGTCTGGGTCCAGGGCTGTCCGCTGCGCTGTCAGGGCTGCGTGGCCGCTGAGACCCTGCCCTTCGAGGGCGGCACCAGCCGATCGGTCGCCGAACTCGCCGACTGGCTCTGCCGGTTGGACGGCATCGACGGCGTCACGTTCTCCGGCGGTGAGCCGTTCAGCCAGGCCGGAGGGCTGGCGGACCTGCTCGACGCGGTACGGGAGCGCCGCCCGGACTTCGGCGCGATGGCGTACTCCGGCTTCCGCCACGAGGCACTGCGGCGCGGCGGCCCCGACCGGCTCGCCCTGCTGGAACGGCTGGACCTGCTGGTCGACGGGCCGTACCTCGCGGCGCGGCACGGCGGTCTGCGCTGGCGCGGCTCGGACAACCAGCGGTTGATCCCGCTCACCGACCGCTACACACGGGTCCTGGCCGAGCCGGACACGACCGCCGGAATCGAGCTCTCGGCGGACGCCGACGGATCACTCTCCTGGGCCGGGGTGCCGCCAACCCCCGGATTCCGGAGAAGGCTTGAGGAGCGG
The nucleotide sequence above comes from Streptomyces sp. NBC_01716. Encoded proteins:
- a CDS encoding protein phosphatase 2C domain-containing protein; the protein is MIIAGASVQGTAHLAAGQGCQDAFKAVDLGDTAVLAVSDGASSRDRSALGAHMAVDAACRLLTEDIPDAEEAPETWTRWIAERGRRVVEEYLRAVSAVLGADPGSGDAGTLAATLTAAVVTPPWTAFVSMGDGFGTLLTRDDRCHLVLPPPTVPPAFLSSPGAALRIRTFVVWEPELGGVVLSTDGCAALTLDHPSVRQLPPEAGPLPAEGFFRGLTATLRGNHGDAEPLRRWLSGPEAARTGDDLTILCALVEGR
- a CDS encoding protein kinase domain-containing protein; this translates as MGLTVVSGNGHTWRLTGQIGSGSEGFVYGVDDARPLVAKLVPDPPDPEAYRRRVAHLVRQRREPRTVRLLSGTPVRVAWPLVSVRTPDGTDAEPVDGYVMTDMRHAYQPFNHLLSTSARRAHLPRATWASGLRTALALARLLGELHAEGYVVGDLKPDNLWADESGRVAMADVDSWQFTDGRELFPGRMRTPGYTAPERIGAPAGTPPGTESDDFALAVLVHQLLMAGLNPFAGHPADGGDYLSYDDNVLHGRCRITDRTSVLLPRSVPPADLLPRRLTELFRTAFTKALRRPTAAEWAHALTAELAPGRLKVCAVNARHVHTVERPWCPWCDQAERGADSYPGHPREET
- a CDS encoding 4Fe-4S single cluster domain-containing protein, with protein sequence MTTRLSVARTLDRCTVLGPGTRAVVWVQGCPLRCQGCVAAETLPFEGGTSRSVAELADWLCRLDGIDGVTFSGGEPFSQAGGLADLLDAVRERRPDFGAMAYSGFRHEALRRGGPDRLALLERLDLLVDGPYLAARHGGLRWRGSDNQRLIPLTDRYTRVLAEPDTTAGIELSADADGSLSWAGVPPTPGFRRRLEERLAARGFVLHTEARRER